A single region of the Geovibrio ferrireducens genome encodes:
- a CDS encoding cytochrome c family protein, whose amino-acid sequence MKSLKSFIIFLIVVISVCILITVNAKAADGEKVFTSKCAGCHSLELALKKQYDQKKWASTIDRMKGFGLKITGSEASAVAEFLASKENK is encoded by the coding sequence ATGAAATCTTTAAAATCTTTTATTATCTTTCTAATCGTTGTAATTTCTGTCTGTATACTGATAACCGTAAACGCAAAAGCGGCTGACGGTGAAAAGGTTTTTACTTCTAAATGCGCCGGATGCCACAGCCTTGAGCTTGCTTTGAAAAAACAGTATGATCAGAAGAAGTGGGCTTCCACCATTGACAGAATGAAGGGCTTCGGGCTTAAAATAACCGGGAGCGAAGCCTCAGCAGTGGCGGAATTTCTCGCATCAAAGGAGAATAAATGA
- a CDS encoding HD-GYP domain-containing protein, translating to MSEKLYISRPEPTAEELVASIFSYIGLIANEHRLDQMLVILADMGRDLVVADRCTVWLIDRRWDILWTKVAHGLDRISIPLGSGIAGKAAENDEVIIINDAYSDPRFDKTVDMQTGYRTRNMIAIPYHDPEGNVIGVFQAINKMTEEGKFTEEDVRRLMLAATYTGKELSTVLMQQEIEHTQKEIIFTMAEAGEMRSKETGYHVKRVAEYSYILAIGSGMNEKEAELLKMASPMHDIGKVAIPDAILLKPGKLNDEEWEVMRSHAVMGYNILRHSERKILKAAATVALTHHEKWNGKGYPYGLSGGDIHIFGRITAIADVFDALGSDRVYKKAWEMERILNLLREESGEHFDPALVKVFFDNLDKFITVRDTYKDTPDEGL from the coding sequence ATGTCTGAGAAGCTGTACATCTCCAGACCGGAGCCCACGGCAGAAGAGCTTGTAGCATCTATTTTCAGCTACATAGGCCTGATTGCAAACGAACACCGTCTGGATCAGATGCTTGTGATTCTGGCTGATATGGGGCGTGATCTTGTCGTGGCGGACAGGTGTACGGTCTGGCTGATAGACAGACGCTGGGACATCCTCTGGACAAAGGTTGCCCACGGGCTGGACAGGATAAGCATTCCTCTGGGAAGCGGCATTGCGGGGAAAGCCGCGGAGAATGATGAGGTGATTATCATAAACGATGCCTACAGCGATCCTCGTTTTGACAAAACCGTGGACATGCAGACAGGCTACCGCACAAGAAACATGATCGCAATCCCCTACCACGACCCGGAAGGAAACGTCATAGGGGTTTTTCAGGCTATAAATAAAATGACTGAGGAAGGAAAATTCACCGAGGAGGATGTGCGCAGGCTGATGCTGGCCGCTACCTACACAGGGAAGGAGCTTTCCACAGTGCTTATGCAGCAGGAGATAGAACACACGCAGAAGGAGATTATCTTTACCATGGCGGAAGCCGGGGAGATGCGCTCAAAGGAGACGGGCTACCATGTGAAAAGGGTTGCCGAATACTCCTACATTCTGGCTATCGGCAGCGGCATGAACGAAAAGGAGGCCGAACTCCTGAAAATGGCCTCGCCCATGCATGACATAGGGAAGGTTGCCATTCCCGATGCCATACTTCTGAAACCCGGCAAGCTTAATGATGAGGAATGGGAAGTTATGCGCAGCCACGCTGTTATGGGCTACAACATACTCAGGCATTCCGAAAGGAAAATACTGAAAGCTGCGGCAACGGTGGCACTCACCCATCATGAGAAATGGAACGGAAAGGGCTACCCTTACGGCCTTTCCGGCGGGGATATACATATTTTCGGCCGCATAACCGCCATTGCAGACGTTTTTGATGCCCTCGGAAGCGACAGGGTGTATAAAAAAGCATGGGAAATGGAACGGATTCTGAACCTTCTCAGGGAAGAGAGCGGAGAGCATTTTGACCCTGCTCTGGTTAAAGTATTTTTTGATAATCTTGATAAATTTATCACCGTAAGAGATACCTACAAGGACACGCCCGACGAGGGGCTTTGA
- a CDS encoding flavin reductase family protein: MKHFDIIKPEELSDNPFRLIGKDWTLITAGTPDSYNTMTASWGGLGILWNKPAATVYVRPTRYTYGFMEKNDEFTLSFFSEEFRPALNFCGSKSGRDYDKALETGLTAIPVGGSTAFEQARLVLLCKKIYFQDMDSRNFLDEGAEKFYPAKDYHRIYIGEVLKIFRE; this comes from the coding sequence ATGAAGCATTTTGATATCATTAAGCCTGAAGAACTCAGCGACAACCCTTTCAGGCTGATCGGCAAAGACTGGACGCTGATCACGGCGGGCACACCCGATTCTTACAACACCATGACCGCAAGCTGGGGCGGCCTCGGTATTCTCTGGAATAAGCCCGCCGCAACTGTTTATGTGCGCCCCACCAGATACACTTACGGCTTTATGGAAAAGAATGATGAATTTACCCTCTCTTTTTTCAGTGAGGAGTTCCGCCCGGCGCTTAATTTCTGCGGCTCAAAGTCAGGCAGGGATTACGATAAGGCGCTGGAAACCGGGCTCACGGCTATTCCCGTAGGCGGTTCAACGGCATTTGAGCAGGCAAGACTGGTGCTTCTCTGCAAAAAGATATATTTTCAGGATATGGACAGCCGTAATTTTCTGGATGAAGGTGCAGAAAAATTTTATCCGGCTAAGGATTATCACCGAATCTATATAGGAGAAGTATTGAAAATATTCAGGGAGTAG